In the Clostridium cellulovorans 743B genome, AAATTAATATAAATATTTCTGATGATGGTGTAGGGTTTGATATTAGGATTTTAGATAAGTTATTTGGACATTACGGTATAGTGGGGATTACCGAGCGTGTAAAGGCAATTAATGGTGAAATCAAAATAGAAAGTAAACGGAAGGTTGGAACAAATATAAATATCATTATACCAATAGAGAAAGGAATAGATGAGGAAAATGGATAAGAGAAAAATATTGGTAGTAGATGATCATTTGGTAGTTAGGGAGGGACTAAAGCTAATTTTTGAAACAGAAGAAGAATATGAAGTTATAGGTGAAGCAGAAAATGGAGAAAAGGCATTGGTTCTTATTGAGCAGTTAAAACCTGATGTGGTTTTGATGGATTTGAATATGCCTAGAAGAAGTGGGCTAGAAGCAATACGAGCCTTAAAAGAAAAGAAAAATCCCGTTCCAATAATTATTCTAACAACCTTTAACGATGAAAATTTAATCAGAGAAGGCCTTGCTTTAGGGGCTAGGGGGTATTTGTTAAAGGATAGTACTCGTGAGGAACTTATAAGAACTGTTGAGGCTGCAATCAGAGGGGAACTACTTCTTCAGCCTGAAATCAGTGGGATAATTTTTGGGGCAAAAAAAGAATCAAAAGAAAGTAATAATACTTTTAACGCAGGGATTACGGAAAGAGAATTGTTTGTTCTACAAGCAGTTGCAAGAGGTTGTACTAGTAAGGAAATAGCTGTTGATATGGGTATTGCTGAAAGAACTGTGAAAGCTCATCTAACTAATATATACAGTAAGCTTAAGGTTGAGTCTAGACCCCAAGCAGTTGCAGTAGCTATAGAACAGGGAATCATCCATATTGAGAAATAGAAGGTATTTGAATTTAGCAGGTAATTATCAGAGGTAATCAATGAAAATATTGTAGCGTGTTTCTAAGGAAAGGGGAAAATTATGAGAAAAGTATGTGTAATAACTGGTGGTGGCAGTGGTATGGGACTCGCAACTGCAAAAATAATAGGTAAGGATAACTATATTATTATTGTAGGTAGAACCATAAAGAAACTTGAAAAAGCGTTGGAAGAATTAAGAGCAGAAGGTATTGAGGCAGAAGCTTTTGCTTGTGATATTTCAGATGAAGCTTCAGTAAATAAATTAGCAGCCCATGCAAAGGAAATAGGAACTATTTCTTCGGTAATACATGCAGCAGGAATGTCACCACATATGGGAGAGGCAGTAACAATAATGGAGGCCAATGCCTTAGGTACAATCAATATAAATGAGGTTTTTTATAAGGTTATGGAAAAAGGTTCTTGCATTATAGATGTATCATCTATGTCGGCTTATCTTACTCCGAAATTTATTATGCCCAAAGGTAGTTATAAATACAGCAGAACTAATAAAGAAATTTTTATGAAGAAAATGATGGCAAGAGTTAATCTTTTCCCTAAAAAGGTTAGGTCAGGTGTAGCTTATGGCATCTCTA is a window encoding:
- a CDS encoding SDR family oxidoreductase, which translates into the protein MRKVCVITGGGSGMGLATAKIIGKDNYIIIVGRTIKKLEKALEELRAEGIEAEAFACDISDEASVNKLAAHAKEIGTISSVIHAAGMSPHMGEAVTIMEANALGTININEVFYKVMEKGSCIIDVSSMSAYLTPKFIMPKGSYKYSRTNKEIFMKKMMARVNLFPKKVRSGVAYGISKNFVTWYAKTDAAKFGQKGIRVLSISPGSFETPMGEVEKDEVENLIKFCAIKRLGHVEEIANLMAFCASDKAGYLTGVDILCDGGCVASGCNPLKMKQS
- a CDS encoding response regulator — translated: MDKRKILVVDDHLVVREGLKLIFETEEEYEVIGEAENGEKALVLIEQLKPDVVLMDLNMPRRSGLEAIRALKEKKNPVPIIILTTFNDENLIREGLALGARGYLLKDSTREELIRTVEAAIRGELLLQPEISGIIFGAKKESKESNNTFNAGITERELFVLQAVARGCTSKEIAVDMGIAERTVKAHLTNIYSKLKVESRPQAVAVAIEQGIIHIEK